The segment TCATAATGTACTGTATGATAATGATAATATGTTGGCCATATCAAGCTGGTAAAGTTCACATCATCATTCTTTGTGGGTGCACATTGTGGTATGCTAGTAAAACACTGATTGAATAATATTTTCTAAATAGTTGTAGATTAGTTGTAGGATACTTTATTTCACAGGAGTCTGTTATGATGGACATATCCATGTATAAAGAAGATTAAATTTTTAGAATACTTTCTAATCAGGAATAAAATGGTCATTTGCAAGGTCATGCAACTGCAAGTTATTCATATTGATGTTGTGTTGCCTTTTTAAACTGTAATTGGAGagtaaatgttttttgtttctttgtttgtttaacaGGACAATGTGGCCATTCAGTCCTTGAATCTCATGTGTAACAATATTGAGGCTGAGGGTGCAGAACACATTGCAAAAAGTCTTCATGTAGGTAAAGTTTGGCCGTATACTGGGTTATTGAATTGAACCGTATACTGCTCTTTTCTGTCTTGTGTCATTAATTGAACTTTCTATTTTTTCACCAGTTAAACAAAACATTGAAGTCCCTAAGATTGACGGGTAATAAAATTGGAAACAAAGGAGCCATGCACTTCGCCAGCATGCTGCAAATAAATAACAACCTGGAAGAGCTGGACTGCTCTGACTGTGATTTGGTATTGATACAACACCATGTCAGCGCTTACTGTTCCTAGTCAAAACTCTGTATTAACAAACCTTTGTACCATGTAATTCTCTCTCCTCAGGATACTCAAAGCCTGATAGCTTTTTCCATCGTCCTGAACAGTAATAAACACATTCGTGTCATCAACTTGAGTCGGCCATTGCTCTATAGCCATCAGGTAACACTGAatggtggaaaaaaaatgtggttAAACACTATCTTCATTTTGTCTAAGCATggcttgtctttcttttttcaggAGGAGACTACTATTCACATGGCTCGTATGCTAGTAGTGAATCAGACTTTGCGTGAGCTGCACCTTGGGAAGCATGAAATGACAGACACTGGTGTAGAGAGGCTGTGTGAGGCCCTGCACAGCAACAAGAGCCTTCGCTACCTGGACCTCCGCTGGTATACCACATACACTTACTCTTACTTTATCCCTGCCTTTCCTCTGTCATCACACAGTAATGTCCTCTGTATAAGACACATTATGAAAAAACCACATGAGAGTGTATTATGCCATCCAAAAAAATAGATTGACCGCACCTGTGTATTAACTGCAGTTAACATTACAGTACTATCATATCACAAAATACTACATTTCAAGTAGTAACCAGTGTAAAGCTATCCTTCATGTATGAGATCACTCAGTTGTGGGCTGAGCACCCACAAGGGCCCCAATAGCCAGTCAGTTTATGCTTTAATCCAAGAGAAGAATGTAGAAAATAAATGCATGgctgaagaaatttagcaaagTCATTGTATAAAATAGACAGGAAATGAGTATTACATATCTGTTAATGTAGCAACAAGATCACAAGGGATGGTGCCAAGTTCCTTGCTGAGGTCTTAAAACAGGGCTCTCCCCTGGAGATACTCGACCTGTCTGCCAATCGCATTGAGGATGATGGAGCCATCCACCTGAGTGAGGCCATTGTGCTGCCCCGGTGCAAACTCAAAGCGTAAGTGACACATTTCTGAGCAGAGATTGACTACAATTGCCGTCCAGTTGTATAAAATAGTTTCTTAGTTGTTCTTATATTGTTATAGAAATCAGATCTCCCATAAGCACATCTTAtgctatgtactgtatgagtaTGGCCCCTGTTTCATTGACTGTTCCTACAGATTGTCCATCCCTTACAACAACATTGGTACTCTGGGTTTAGTTACTATTACAGAGGTCATGAAGATCAGCAGCTCTCTATCTCATATTTACATCTGGGGCAACAAGCtggaggagtctgtgtgtgtggtgagatgcACCTTTCTAATCGCTTTAGATTATAAGCAATATATCTCTATCCTGTTGGATGAAATAGGCATCCGGAGGAACAGTCTAGTAATATGTTGTTGCATAGTTCTGTGGAACTGAGACAAAAGTTGTAAGTACAAGAAGAGATGCTGTACACGGGGTCTCCAATAGATGGTGTAACATCACCCCCtactgtctgtctcttcctctgcaTGTACACAGGCATTCACCAAACTCATGAGGAGTGGCAGGTTGCTGGAGATGCACACTGACGTCTCGCCCTATATGGTGGATGGCCACGTGTGTTTAGCAGAGTTATTTCATGGTCTGCACAGGCATTTCTACTGGACTCCCAGCTACGGTGAGGATGAAGACATTGCCAGCAATTCAGCACTGGCCCTGTCTGCTAATTCAGATGATTTGCTAATTCTTCCGGCCCCACTGGACTGACACTTTTGGCCACTCTTGCTTACTCTGGCCCCTCTTCTGCTTATGATCACTGATAGTAACTGGACAAAATGAGATCAGCAATAGGCtaattataataacaaattTTGACCCccaataaaatatttatatgaaCACAAAGAAGTGGTTGTCATGAACATTTTCTTCACTGGCTGTGGATGTACCTTAGTAAATCTGTAATGTTATGTAATGTACAAATGTAAGCTGATGATCTGGCCTTTCTTTCTCCTAGTTGTGTTGGCTTTCAGCAGCTACTGAATATATGTTGGGGTGAAATATGATGTGCAATACAATGCTAAAATTAGTATTGTCTTGATGGACAAAAGGGGATAACAATATTTGTTTTCCAGACTTTTGTTGGATGTCTGTAATAAAACAAAATCATATATCACTACATCATATATCAGATCTCTGATTATGatacaaataataaataatcagTGTTTCATATTATAATGAACGAGTCGGCACATTTCAGGTGTTTTTGATAAGTTTGATGTACACATTTATTTGTTGACTGAATGACTTCCAGAACAACATTGTTATTCTGCTGTCAAATTCTAGGTTTAATGGCGATACGATACCGGTCACTTTGTGGAAACACTGGTGTAAATGTCTTGTAAAAGAAGTGcaaatgtttttatattatatgtcATCATGCCTCTGTTGTCTGTGTTTTCTGAATGGAACCTGAGTCCAGCAATAAAGGTCATGACTATAATGATGTAGTTGCATCCTAGGCCATAGCAATATGTCCCTGTTTTTTGAATAGCTTATTTAtagaagcgataatgcatttaacaGCCTTAGTTGTTTTCTGATGGTTGTTTCCAATTGTAGTAAAACATATTATTCAATGTGCTTGTACATGTATGGCAAGTCTGGAATATTATTATGAAATAGCAAATTGCTGTTTTCCAGAACTGGAAGTTAATTATTAAAATctcaacacaaatacacatttgtTCAACAAAACAGTCTAAAATAAATCAGAATAGTTTGGAAAGGTCTTGAATTTTACAATTAGAACTTACTGTCTGTATCGTGATGATGGAGATGCCTTATGACGTTACAAAGTTGCGTGTTGAGTCATTGTTAGCTGCACTGCTTTGTGCATCTGTGCAACTAATTAATATGGATTCGAATGAATTCCAACATCATTCAATGATGGAAGGGATGTGGTTGGGATGAGATGAACTAACCCAACAATTCGTATTTTAAGTGCTTTATGCTTGGCCTAGTTTCTGGTTTCCGTGAGCAACTTTAGGCCTACTGAGAGGCCTAAGGAGAACGATGGTGGCGGTGCGATTCTGCGATGACGTGACTTACAGACAGAAGGACAAGACACTGGATTTGAAAGTTATGGGACTCTCGAAGCGCTGTAAAGGAAAAGTGATGTTTGTGGACTGCTCATTCTGTTCTCTCACTGCCCTCCCAGTTCACCTTTTACATCTGGAATATCTGGAGGAGTTACATATGGAGGGGAACTTCATCTGTTCACTACCTTCCGAGATCAGCCAACTGAAAAATCTGCGTGTTCTTTACTTGCACGAAAATCTTCTGAGTTGCGTTTGCGGGGATCTTGGTAGGTTGTCGCAAAATCTGCGTTCCTTGGATCTGAGTCACAATCCGTTCAAATGCCCTGAACAAATGCAGGATGTGCTCCATCGCTTGCATGGTTTGCGTGAGCTCAGATTGTACAGACTGGATCTTAAAGAGCTCCATGATTTAATCTGCAAAAATCTCTTTAGACTGGAAATTCTGGGTTTGTCAGATAATTCTCTTACTGCTCTCCCTTCAGAGATCACCAACCTTCTATTCCTAAGAGAAATATATTTGAATAACAATTTGTTCCAGTTTTTTCCAGCAGGGCTGGGTAAACTGCCCCATTTGGAAATCATTGATGTTGGACGGAATCAAATTGTTACAGTCTCGGATTATGATTGTGGATCTTCTTGGAAGAAACTCTTTGTATCATTTAACCGACTGTCTTCATTCCCTCGATCTCTTTGCAAGTTT is part of the Alosa alosa isolate M-15738 ecotype Scorff River chromosome 16, AALO_Geno_1.1, whole genome shotgun sequence genome and harbors:
- the lrrc34 gene encoding leucine-rich repeat-containing protein 34 isoform X1; protein product: MLEDLYYKICAEVQVPINVYVMQVLEDAGKNTGDAVIKLTGNDRLKEVKRLNDNDLLAVSKILNDNESVKGLDLRYNDITDQGARHLAGLLQDNVAIQSLNLMCNNIEAEGAEHIAKSLHLNKTLKSLRLTGNKIGNKGAMHFASMLQINNNLEELDCSDCDLDTQSLIAFSIVLNSNKHIRVINLSRPLLYSHQEETTIHMARMLVVNQTLRELHLGKHEMTDTGVERLCEALHSNKSLRYLDLRCNKITRDGAKFLAEVLKQGSPLEILDLSANRIEDDGAIHLSEAIVLPRCKLKALSIPYNNIGTLGLVTITEVMKISSSLSHIYIWGNKLEESVCVAFTKLMRSGRLLEMHTDVSPYMVDGHVCLAELFHGLHRHFYWTPSYGEDEDIASNSALALSANSDDLLILPAPLD
- the lrrc34 gene encoding leucine-rich repeat-containing protein 34 isoform X2; the protein is MLEDLYYKICAEVQVPINVYVMQVLEDAGKNTGDAVIKLTGNDRLKEVKRLNDNDLLAVSKILNDNESVKGLDLRYNDITDQGARHLAGLLQDNVAIQSLNLMCNNIEAEGAEHIAKSLHLNKTLKSLRLTGNKIGNKGAMHFASMLQINNNLEELDCSDCDLDTQSLIAFSIVLNSNKHIRVINLSRPLLYSHQEETTIHMARMLVVNQTLRELHLGKHEMTDTGVERLCEALHSNKSLRYLDLRCNKITRDGAKFLAEVLKQGSPLEILDLSANRIEDDGAIHLSEAIVLPRCKLKAYYYRGHEDQQLSISYLHLGQQAGGVCVCGIHQTHEEWQVAGDAH